The proteins below come from a single Kryptolebias marmoratus isolate JLee-2015 linkage group LG12, ASM164957v2, whole genome shotgun sequence genomic window:
- the LOC108239258 gene encoding heparan sulfate glucosamine 3-O-sulfotransferase 6, with protein sequence MGCSGCRVRLNSGKVLSKVSVFLTMVLIFTYFFYCLAGLCDSAPRTLYYSQQPADGDYDVSEELRAPASHRRNRTESEDAQQVDADQQRVLGPQSDQDGRGIPVSNTFGTKRLPQAIIIGVKKGGTRALLEFLRIHPDVRAFGAEPHFFDRFYDKGLEWYRNLMPRTLDGQITMEKTPSYFVTKEAPSRVCTMNSQTKLIVVVRDPVTRAVSDYTQTLSKNPGLPSFQSLALKNSSTASGPIDTTWSAVRIGLYAKHLENWLQYFPSSRFLFVSGERLVSDPAGEMGRVQDFLGLKRVISDKHFYFNQTKGFPCLKKPEGSSRPRCLGKSKGRPHPQIPSEVLQRLRDFYRPFNHQFYQMSGQDFGWD encoded by the exons ATGGGATGTAGTGGCTGCAGAGTCAGGCTCAACTCCGGGAAGGTGCTCTCCAAGGTGTCCGTGTTCCTTACCATGGTCCTGATCTTCACCTACTTCTTCTACTGCCTCGCGGGACTTTGCGACTCGGCTCCCAGGACTCTCTACTACAGCCAGCAGCCTGCGGACGGGGACTATGACGTCTCGGAGGAGCTGCGGGCGCCTGCGTCCCACCGGCGGAACCGCACGGAGTCCGAGGACGCGCAGCAGGTGGACGCGGACCAACAGCGCGTCCTCGGTCCCCAGAGCGACCAGGACGGACGCGGCATCCCCGTGTCCAACACCTTCGGCACCAAAAGGCTCCCGCAGGCGATCATAATCGGCGTGAAGAAAGGAGGGACCCGCGCCCTGCTGGAGTTCCTGCGCATCCACCCGGACGTGAGGGCGTTCGGCGCCGAGCCGCACTTCTTCGACAGGTTTTATGACAAAGGGCTGGAGTGGTACAG GAACTTGATGCCTCGGACTCTGGACGGGCAGATCACCATGGAGAAGACGCCCAGCTACTTCGTCACAAAGGAAGCTCCCAGCCGTGTCTGCACCATGAACTCCCAGACCAAGCTCATCGTTGTGGTCAGGGATCCAGTAACGCGAGCCGTGTCCGACTACACCCAGACTCTGTCCAAGAACCCGGGCCTCCCGTCCTTCCAGAGCCTGGCCCTGAAGAACTCCTCCACCGCCAGCGGCCCGATCGACACAACGTGGAGCGCCGTGCGCATCGGCCTCTACGCCAAGCACCTGGAGAACTGGCTCCAGTACTTCCCCTCGTCTCGCTTTCTGTTCGTCAGCGGCGAGCGGCTGGTGTCCGATCCGGCCGGAGAGATGGGTCGGGTCCAGGACTTCCTGGGCCTGAAAAGAGTCATTTCAGACAAACATTTCTACTTCAACCAGACTAAAGGGTTCCCCTGCTTGAAGAAGCCCGAGGGGAGCAGCAGACCTCGCTGCCTCGGGAAGTCCAAGGGCAGACCTCATCCCCAGATCCCATCTGAGGTTCTGCAGAGACTCAGAGACTTCTACCGGCCATTCAACCACCAGTTCTACCAGATGAGTGGACAGGACTTTGGCTGGGACTGA